Proteins co-encoded in one Anaerobaca lacustris genomic window:
- a CDS encoding DNRLRE domain-containing protein, which produces MLSVAVKRRCRRMVWASGLCLAFAGIAAAQFVTTSFQNGADGYSGTFDRRVSDRVADEIDGSAIPSYYLDGYKADLTSPDAQGLLRFDGIIGSDPRQIPPGATVLSAELILTTSLAGNAQTSGPYGVAGMLQPFDSTTSYFADFSTQTEMGSRGPWWQDGSATRPVGGFGFQIQGGTDSANVASLVQSWVNGAPNYGFTVQPGLGDTADEEVGTADGWAIRTTGYPVADTRPKLTVTYTTAPVTISTFQNGLNGYAGTTMAVVRSGANALIEDTTHPTNPERTEDGATLDQTFLDGVFFSGIDGTASSPDDLALLKFDGVFGTRAGQAPMDKPVVKAWVVITTGDTHKDARSSGPFAAHAMRRPWDVTSLHSSFGEVNGLQVGEGDIGPVLDSPDGYIRGAEVWFDVTDYLERVRTGATDYGVAIQANGTADGWQIHATGSTTPDARPRLVVYSADLSID; this is translated from the coding sequence ATGTTGAGTGTCGCAGTCAAGAGGAGATGTCGTCGTATGGTGTGGGCCAGCGGCCTTTGCCTGGCCTTCGCCGGGATCGCAGCCGCACAGTTCGTGACCACCAGTTTCCAGAACGGAGCGGACGGTTACAGCGGGACATTCGACCGCCGGGTTTCGGACAGGGTCGCCGACGAGATCGACGGAAGCGCCATCCCCAGCTACTATCTGGATGGTTATAAGGCCGATTTGACGTCACCCGATGCGCAGGGCCTGCTGCGCTTCGACGGCATCATCGGCAGCGATCCCCGCCAGATACCGCCCGGAGCGACTGTCCTCAGCGCCGAACTGATCCTGACGACAAGCCTGGCGGGGAATGCCCAGACGTCGGGGCCCTATGGCGTGGCCGGAATGCTCCAGCCGTTCGATTCCACGACCTCGTACTTCGCGGACTTCTCGACGCAGACCGAAATGGGCAGCCGCGGTCCCTGGTGGCAGGACGGCTCGGCCACGCGTCCCGTGGGCGGGTTCGGCTTCCAGATTCAGGGCGGCACGGACAGCGCCAACGTGGCATCACTCGTCCAATCCTGGGTCAATGGTGCGCCCAATTACGGTTTCACCGTTCAGCCAGGTCTGGGCGACACGGCCGACGAGGAGGTGGGCACGGCAGACGGTTGGGCGATTCGTACGACGGGTTACCCTGTGGCCGATACGCGTCCGAAGCTGACGGTGACCTACACGACCGCTCCCGTCACGATCAGCACGTTTCAGAACGGGCTGAACGGGTACGCCGGTACGACGATGGCCGTCGTACGCAGCGGTGCGAACGCCCTGATCGAAGACACGACCCACCCGACCAATCCCGAGAGAACTGAAGATGGAGCGACGCTCGATCAGACGTTTCTCGATGGTGTGTTCTTCTCCGGCATCGACGGCACCGCCAGTTCCCCCGACGATCTGGCCCTGCTGAAGTTCGACGGCGTCTTCGGTACGCGAGCGGGACAGGCTCCGATGGACAAGCCCGTTGTCAAGGCATGGGTCGTCATAACGACGGGGGACACCCACAAGGATGCCCGCAGCAGCGGCCCATTCGCGGCCCATGCGATGAGGCGGCCCTGGGATGTGACTTCGCTGCACTCGTCCTTTGGCGAGGTCAACGGCTTGCAGGTCGGCGAAGGCGACATTGGCCCGGTCCTCGATTCGCCCGACGGCTACATTCGCGGTGCGGAGGTCTGGTTCGACGTGACCGACTATCTCGAGCGTGTCCGCACGGGTGCAACCGACTACGGGGTCGCCATCCAGGCCAACGGCACGGCCGACGGCTGGCAGATTCACGCCACCGGCTCGACTACGCCAGATGCCCGTCCCCGGCTGGTGGTCTATTCCGCCGACCTCAGCATCGACTAA
- a CDS encoding serpin family protein: MKTLSTAMIGMMVIGCAAHGSADEKAEIAAAAHQAVVDGNYRFALALYEKLRTGDGNLFFSPYSVSTALAMTYAGARGETERQMAETMWYPTSTEVLEKLGVAGKPMTAEEFAGAFGRIIRDLNARGGTDAYELRVANALWGQKDFAFLDAFARLVEAEYGGRIRNVDFVAAAEKARQTINTWVEEQTNGKIKDLISQGAIGPMTRLVLTNAIYFKGNWARQFKEDRTEDAPFTLLDAGKVQVPMMNQKAKFGYAEIDDLQVLQLPYVGDELSMVILLPKVTDGIGRLEQQLTAANLARWLDDLREREVIVSIPKFKMTSKFSLESALRSMGMGQAFTGAADFSGMTGRRDLFISAVIHQAYVDVNEEGTEAAAATGVVMKLTSLGPDRTPVFRADHPFLFMIRDNTSGSILFLGRVSDPRPQD; encoded by the coding sequence ATGAAGACGCTCAGCACGGCAATGATCGGAATGATGGTTATCGGCTGCGCCGCCCACGGCTCGGCCGACGAGAAGGCCGAGATCGCGGCTGCCGCCCATCAGGCGGTCGTCGATGGGAACTATCGGTTCGCTCTCGCCCTCTACGAGAAGTTGCGGACCGGCGACGGCAACCTGTTCTTCTCGCCGTACAGCGTCTCGACGGCGTTGGCGATGACCTACGCCGGGGCGCGAGGCGAGACCGAGCGGCAAATGGCCGAGACGATGTGGTACCCCACCTCGACCGAGGTCCTGGAAAAGCTGGGCGTCGCCGGCAAGCCAATGACGGCCGAGGAGTTCGCCGGGGCGTTCGGCCGGATCATTCGCGATCTCAACGCGCGGGGCGGCACGGACGCCTATGAGCTACGGGTCGCCAATGCGCTGTGGGGCCAGAAGGACTTCGCCTTCCTCGACGCGTTCGCCAGGCTCGTCGAGGCCGAGTACGGCGGGCGCATCCGCAACGTCGATTTCGTCGCCGCTGCCGAGAAGGCCCGCCAGACGATCAACACGTGGGTCGAAGAGCAGACCAACGGCAAGATCAAGGACCTCATCAGCCAGGGCGCCATCGGGCCGATGACCCGGCTGGTGCTGACCAACGCAATCTACTTCAAAGGCAACTGGGCCCGCCAGTTCAAAGAGGACCGGACGGAAGACGCCCCCTTCACACTGCTCGACGCCGGCAAGGTCCAGGTCCCCATGATGAATCAGAAGGCCAAATTCGGCTATGCGGAGATCGACGATCTGCAAGTGCTGCAACTGCCGTATGTTGGCGATGAGCTATCGATGGTGATCCTGCTGCCGAAAGTAACCGACGGGATCGGCCGGCTCGAACAGCAACTGACCGCCGCGAACCTCGCAAGATGGCTCGACGACCTCCGCGAACGGGAGGTGATCGTTTCGATCCCCAAGTTCAAGATGACCAGTAAGTTCAGCCTGGAGAGCGCGTTGCGCTCGATGGGCATGGGACAGGCGTTCACGGGCGCCGCCGATTTTTCGGGCATGACGGGTCGTCGCGACCTGTTCATCTCGGCGGTGATCCACCAGGCCTATGTGGACGTCAATGAGGAAGGCACCGAAGCGGCCGCCGCGACGGGCGTGGTGATGAAACTGACCTCGCTCGGACCCGACCGCACGCCGGTGTTCAGGGCCGATCACCCGTTCCTCTTCATGATCCGTGACAACACCTCCGGCAGCATTCTCTTTCTCGGCCGCGTCTCGGACCCCCGGCCACAAGACTGA
- a CDS encoding YeeE/YedE thiosulfate transporter family protein, translating to MKEAYEMKWRTDDNGWNPYVAGAMTGILAIASVLATTKTLGKTNYLGASTTFVRAAALLQRPVAREHVATGEYYTETKIKVDWQFMVVVGIFLGALLSSLTDGSLRAEAVPPTWSRRFGPGVGKRAVGAILGGIVAMVGARMADGCPSGHGLSGMMQLSVSGFVALAFFFGTGIVAARLVYGGRNHE from the coding sequence GTGAAGGAGGCTTACGAAATGAAGTGGAGAACGGATGACAACGGGTGGAACCCGTATGTGGCGGGAGCGATGACCGGCATCCTGGCGATCGCCTCGGTCCTGGCGACGACGAAGACACTCGGCAAGACCAACTACCTCGGCGCTTCGACGACGTTCGTCCGCGCTGCCGCCCTGCTCCAGAGGCCCGTGGCGCGCGAGCACGTGGCCACCGGTGAGTATTACACCGAGACGAAGATCAAGGTGGATTGGCAGTTCATGGTCGTGGTGGGCATCTTCCTCGGCGCGCTGCTCTCGTCCCTGACGGACGGGAGCTTGCGTGCCGAGGCGGTGCCGCCGACATGGTCGCGACGGTTCGGCCCCGGCGTGGGCAAGCGGGCGGTCGGCGCGATCCTCGGCGGTATCGTCGCCATGGTCGGCGCGCGGATGGCCGATGGCTGTCCGAGCGGCCACGGCCTCAGCGGCATGATGCAGCTTTCCGTCAGCGGCTTCGTCGCGCTGGCCTTCTTCTTCGGTACGGGCATCGTCGCGGCCCGGCTCGTCTACGGAGGGCGGAACCATGAATGA
- a CDS encoding GntR family transcriptional regulator: protein MALWMQISSGSETPIYQQLVEQISGAIARGELRTGDKLPAVRALAAELVINPNTVARAYTLLEQSGLVTTKTGSGTFVSDPALRHADAAQINALAERMDTLISRAVNLGLDRSTLVALFEKRLEKFAGTLDKGEAKNG from the coding sequence ATGGCACTTTGGATGCAGATATCCAGCGGTTCTGAGACGCCCATCTACCAGCAACTGGTCGAGCAGATCAGCGGGGCGATCGCGCGGGGCGAGCTGCGAACGGGCGACAAGCTTCCGGCGGTCCGGGCCCTGGCGGCCGAACTGGTGATCAACCCAAACACCGTGGCGCGGGCCTACACGTTGCTGGAGCAATCGGGTCTGGTCACGACAAAGACCGGCTCGGGCACGTTCGTCAGCGACCCGGCGTTGCGTCATGCGGACGCCGCCCAGATCAACGCCCTCGCTGAACGGATGGACACGCTGATCAGCCGTGCGGTCAATCTCGGTCTCGACCGCAGCACGCTGGTGGCGCTCTTCGAAAAACGTCTGGAGAAATTTGCGGGCACACTGGATAAGGGCGAGGCGAAGAATGGCTGA
- a CDS encoding ABC transporter ATP-binding protein — translation MAEIVLETEGLTKYYGAKPALDHLDLRVPRGCICGFLGRNGAGKTTAIKLMLGLLTPTAGSATLLGCDSTSLTPAIRQRIGYVTEGHRLFRWMTIGRLEEFQRAFFPKQWDGRLFAEMIEYFELSKKQKIKHLSNGQRAQVSLALALAPNPELLVMDDPTLGLDAAIRRQFLEGMIELIMRQGRTVLFSSHILADVERVADRIVVIDKGVLRADCPLEQFRASVRKVVVHFENSVPAEVELAGLLHFRRSERQLELTLVGVGDAEVADWAARAGAERFDFVEMNLEDQFIEFTASPHRRRLFQWEKA, via the coding sequence ATGGCTGAGATCGTGCTGGAGACGGAGGGTCTGACGAAATACTACGGCGCCAAGCCCGCGCTGGACCATCTGGACTTGCGGGTCCCTCGCGGGTGCATCTGCGGCTTTCTCGGCCGCAACGGCGCGGGCAAAACCACTGCGATCAAGCTGATGCTCGGATTGCTTACGCCGACCGCCGGATCGGCCACCCTGCTGGGCTGCGATTCGACGTCGCTGACGCCCGCGATCCGCCAGCGCATCGGCTATGTCACCGAAGGCCATCGGCTCTTCCGCTGGATGACCATCGGACGGCTGGAGGAGTTCCAGAGGGCCTTCTTCCCCAAGCAATGGGATGGCCGGCTCTTCGCCGAGATGATCGAATACTTCGAGCTATCCAAGAAGCAGAAGATCAAGCACCTCTCCAACGGCCAGCGGGCCCAGGTCTCGCTGGCGTTGGCGCTGGCGCCGAATCCGGAGTTGCTGGTGATGGACGATCCAACGCTCGGCCTGGACGCGGCTATCCGGCGGCAGTTCCTTGAAGGGATGATCGAGCTGATCATGCGCCAGGGGCGAACGGTGCTGTTCTCCAGCCATATCCTCGCGGACGTCGAACGCGTCGCCGATCGCATCGTCGTGATCGACAAGGGCGTGCTGCGGGCTGACTGCCCGCTCGAACAATTCCGGGCCTCGGTCCGCAAGGTGGTAGTGCATTTCGAAAACTCGGTGCCGGCCGAAGTAGAGCTTGCCGGCCTGCTCCACTTCCGTCGCAGCGAGCGGCAGCTCGAACTGACGCTGGTGGGCGTCGGCGATGCGGAGGTCGCCGATTGGGCCGCAAGGGCCGGCGCCGAGCGTTTTGATTTCGTCGAGATGAACCTCGAAGATCAGTTCATCGAGTTCACCGCATCGCCCCATCGTCGGCGGCTGTTCCAGTGGGAGAAGGCTTAG
- a CDS encoding GNAT family N-acetyltransferase produces the protein MIRTTHLEITEKDQWVRRDRSHAGFEVRECVVKQPRFNRFLYEYIGQDWKWIARLAWSGDRWREYAAADNLRTFVAYQQGSLVGYYELQQQGESVEIRIFGLTGEFIGHGHGGPLLDHAVESAFAWGARRVWVHTCTDDHPRALDNYLKSGFAVFKVEEK, from the coding sequence GTGATTCGCACCACCCATCTTGAGATCACCGAGAAGGACCAGTGGGTCCGCAGGGACCGTTCGCACGCCGGCTTCGAGGTCCGCGAGTGCGTGGTCAAGCAGCCCCGTTTCAACCGGTTCCTGTACGAGTACATCGGGCAAGACTGGAAGTGGATCGCCCGCCTCGCCTGGTCGGGTGATCGCTGGCGCGAGTATGCGGCCGCCGACAACCTGCGAACGTTCGTCGCGTACCAGCAGGGTTCGCTCGTCGGCTACTACGAGTTGCAGCAGCAGGGCGAGAGCGTCGAGATCCGCATCTTCGGCCTGACGGGGGAGTTCATCGGCCACGGCCACGGCGGTCCGTTGCTCGACCATGCCGTCGAGAGCGCCTTCGCCTGGGGCGCCCGCCGCGTCTGGGTCCACACCTGCACCGACGACCACCCCCGCGCCCTCGACAACTACCTCAAGAGCGGCTTCGCAGTCTTCAAGGTCGAAGAGAAGTAA
- a CDS encoding HAD hydrolase-like protein, whose amino-acid sequence MVVTDLGGTMVRTDEAIIAAVRRAATELGIPDGHADPVYGVFGTSIWQYIHAWLPDGHKDRTDACHERFWELFPHAVLDQIVVFDGVEEALVELKRRGVRVAVLSGLKIESIERIVATFRFQDWDAVRSSMPLKNAADSRAEGIKRLVEDFGVAPQRTIYIGDTDHDVRQARKAGVRAAVVKTGGQARKHLRKIEAERPDHLLTSWPDLLNVVTACVVIVGCLMGLAGCTSSVAPEARTYLAAPTVLRGVEAEMQTPGFWIGRLAEPDRVILSGDEIDELNDDTQTRLRLTKDIANFPLEFDGPDLRAILKCELNSFRTRTLYGGDGRQAGTSFYASIKDNMRLESIGPAVKVRFGFVVCNADQRLLPTAEGLYAEVGDVDFDEVQNSALDIGTPVAILHTSADRRWFYAMGPSSDGWVEAQKLALCSQERLRDMMSRPFVTVVRTKGDIYLDAKLTQHYGFVRMGSKLPLADDSDGDLVAVLLPTRREDGTVQVRTGYLKRRETVAGNLSYTPRHIIEQAFEMLDTPYGWGGANGQQDCSQFVQEVFAAMGVHLPRNSSDQARVGPILRCFEPDDSDEDKLEAVLMHAIPGVSLLHTKGHVMLYVGDVAGRPYAIHCVWAYREPGSDADVIRVINRVAVTDLHLGEGSRIGSLLHRLHSIRAITQGSRNSDGVDAFCQYRRRLASSSELPTQQL is encoded by the coding sequence ATGGTCGTAACGGATCTTGGCGGCACGATGGTCCGGACGGACGAGGCGATCATCGCGGCGGTCCGGCGGGCCGCGACCGAGTTGGGTATTCCCGATGGGCATGCCGATCCAGTCTACGGTGTCTTCGGCACGAGCATCTGGCAGTACATTCACGCCTGGCTGCCCGACGGGCACAAGGACCGCACCGACGCCTGTCACGAGCGGTTCTGGGAGTTGTTTCCCCACGCGGTGCTCGACCAAATCGTTGTGTTCGATGGGGTCGAAGAGGCCCTGGTCGAGCTGAAGCGGCGGGGCGTCCGGGTCGCGGTGCTCAGCGGACTGAAGATCGAGTCGATCGAGCGCATCGTTGCGACATTTCGATTTCAGGACTGGGACGCCGTGCGTTCTTCAATGCCGTTGAAGAACGCCGCCGACTCGCGCGCCGAGGGGATCAAACGCCTGGTCGAGGATTTCGGCGTCGCGCCGCAGCGCACGATCTATATCGGCGACACCGACCACGACGTCCGCCAGGCCCGCAAGGCCGGCGTGCGTGCCGCCGTCGTCAAAACCGGCGGCCAGGCCCGCAAGCATCTGCGCAAGATCGAGGCCGAAAGACCCGACCACCTCCTCACCTCCTGGCCCGACCTGCTGAACGTCGTTACCGCCTGCGTCGTCATTGTCGGGTGCCTGATGGGTCTGGCCGGATGCACTTCGTCGGTGGCCCCGGAGGCACGGACGTACCTTGCGGCTCCGACCGTTCTGCGGGGTGTCGAGGCGGAAATGCAGACGCCCGGATTCTGGATCGGCCGGCTGGCAGAGCCGGACCGCGTCATTCTCTCTGGCGATGAGATCGACGAATTGAACGACGATACACAGACTCGCCTGCGGCTGACGAAGGACATCGCGAATTTCCCACTGGAATTCGACGGGCCGGATCTACGTGCGATCCTGAAATGCGAATTGAACAGCTTCCGGACCAGGACCTTGTACGGCGGAGACGGCCGCCAAGCTGGTACGTCCTTCTACGCATCCATAAAAGACAACATGCGCCTGGAATCCATCGGCCCTGCCGTGAAAGTCAGGTTCGGATTTGTGGTCTGCAATGCCGACCAGAGATTGCTGCCGACCGCCGAGGGTCTGTACGCCGAGGTGGGGGACGTCGATTTCGACGAAGTGCAGAACAGCGCACTGGATATCGGCACGCCCGTGGCGATCCTGCACACGAGTGCCGACCGGCGGTGGTTCTACGCGATGGGGCCTTCCAGCGACGGATGGGTTGAAGCTCAGAAGCTGGCCTTGTGTTCGCAGGAGCGGTTGCGGGACATGATGAGCCGGCCGTTCGTGACGGTCGTTCGCACCAAGGGCGATATCTATCTGGATGCAAAGTTGACCCAGCATTATGGCTTTGTCCGCATGGGATCGAAGCTCCCTCTGGCGGATGATTCCGACGGCGATCTCGTGGCTGTGCTGTTGCCCACGCGGCGGGAGGATGGGACTGTGCAGGTGCGAACGGGTTATCTCAAACGCCGGGAGACAGTCGCGGGAAACCTCTCTTACACGCCCCGGCACATCATCGAGCAGGCGTTCGAGATGCTCGATACGCCGTATGGCTGGGGCGGAGCCAACGGACAGCAGGATTGCTCTCAGTTCGTACAGGAGGTGTTCGCCGCGATGGGTGTCCATCTGCCCCGGAACTCCTCCGACCAGGCCCGGGTGGGCCCGATACTGAGGTGTTTCGAACCGGACGACTCCGACGAGGACAAGCTGGAGGCGGTGCTGATGCATGCGATCCCCGGCGTGAGCCTTCTGCACACGAAAGGCCACGTCATGCTCTACGTGGGGGATGTGGCGGGTCGGCCCTATGCGATCCACTGCGTCTGGGCCTATCGCGAGCCCGGCAGCGACGCCGACGTCATCCGCGTGATCAACCGCGTCGCCGTCACCGACCTGCACCTGGGCGAAGGCTCCCGCATCGGATCGCTATTGCACAGACTCCACTCCATCCGCGCGATCACTCAGGGATCGCGGAATTCGGATGGCGTGGATGCCTTCTGTCAATATCGCAGGCGTCTGGCTTCTTCCTCGGAATTGCCCACCCAGCAACTCTGA
- a CDS encoding type II secretion system protein has translation MVYKTVVAQAGTIRSLHDLDVDGTTEWNDRDWGLGMTMETKNERAFTLIELLVVIATIAVLLGILMPALGKARQAAQRITCAAHQRGFGLAFQAYLQDNDYWSHWGPNRGFWYTPNPRNPEAATIMNDKNELFAYWGIAYYPYAQNMDLFHCPSSRFQLQTWNSVEDAEIYRWAHFGLNGFAANRNLSKIKSPGEMIVIQDHFEQKLDNNGDMLHIRPGEPWNLPQWRNHDKFPDALLEIFRHSRTSWTVKAEAPWDPQGTGFSNTLWLDGHVSAIQQTRGEDVPARWYTGDRRDGSQSCWVGNSEEEARRLRY, from the coding sequence ATGGTGTATAAGACGGTCGTCGCACAAGCGGGAACCATCAGGTCGCTGCACGACCTCGATGTGGATGGAACAACGGAATGGAATGATAGAGATTGGGGATTGGGCATGACGATGGAAACGAAGAACGAGAGGGCCTTCACGCTGATTGAACTTCTGGTCGTGATTGCGACGATCGCGGTGTTGCTTGGGATTCTGATGCCTGCGCTGGGAAAAGCCAGGCAGGCGGCGCAGCGCATTACCTGTGCCGCACACCAGCGAGGATTTGGTCTGGCGTTTCAGGCCTATCTTCAGGACAACGACTACTGGTCGCACTGGGGGCCGAATCGAGGATTCTGGTATACTCCGAATCCGCGCAATCCCGAGGCTGCCACGATCATGAACGACAAAAACGAACTCTTTGCCTACTGGGGAATCGCATACTATCCATACGCCCAGAACATGGACCTGTTCCACTGTCCGAGCTCGCGGTTTCAGCTTCAGACGTGGAACTCCGTCGAGGATGCGGAGATCTACCGATGGGCCCATTTCGGTCTGAATGGCTTTGCGGCCAACCGAAACCTCTCGAAGATCAAATCGCCCGGGGAGATGATCGTGATCCAGGACCACTTCGAGCAGAAGCTGGACAACAACGGAGACATGCTGCACATCCGTCCGGGAGAGCCCTGGAATCTGCCTCAGTGGCGCAACCATGACAAGTTCCCAGATGCGTTGCTCGAAATCTTTCGTCACAGCCGAACGTCCTGGACAGTCAAAGCCGAGGCCCCCTGGGACCCTCAGGGCACCGGGTTCTCCAACACGCTGTGGCTCGATGGGCACGTCTCTGCGATCCAGCAGACGCGAGGTGAAGACGTGCCCGCCCGTTGGTACACCGGCGACAGACGCGATGGAAGTCAGAGTTGCTGGGTGGGCAATTCCGAGGAAGAAGCCAGACGCCTGCGATATTGA
- a CDS encoding DUF6691 family protein, with product MNEQILGLVTGVAFGFLLQKGRVLRFDKQVAAMRLKDMTILKFMLAAILVGTVGLHLLAHFDVLAFKHKPMNLGAVGLGGILFGAGWAVMGFCPGTSVGALGEGRWHAVFAIVGMLVGAAVYAELYPFFKRTVLAWKDFGPIGLPETLGLSAWLVIALFWAVCLALFVWFEKKRL from the coding sequence ATGAATGAACAAATCCTCGGATTGGTCACGGGCGTCGCGTTCGGATTCCTGCTCCAGAAGGGTCGCGTGCTGCGTTTCGACAAGCAGGTGGCCGCGATGCGATTGAAGGACATGACGATCCTGAAGTTCATGTTGGCCGCGATCCTCGTCGGCACGGTCGGTCTGCACCTGCTGGCCCACTTCGACGTCCTGGCGTTCAAGCACAAACCGATGAACCTCGGCGCCGTAGGGCTCGGCGGCATCCTGTTCGGCGCCGGCTGGGCAGTCATGGGCTTTTGTCCCGGCACCTCCGTCGGCGCGCTGGGCGAGGGCCGCTGGCATGCGGTCTTCGCCATCGTGGGAATGCTCGTCGGCGCAGCCGTCTATGCGGAACTGTACCCCTTCTTCAAGCGGACCGTCCTGGCCTGGAAAGACTTCGGCCCCATCGGCCTGCCCGAAACACTGGGCCTGAGCGCCTGGCTCGTCATCGCTCTGTTCTGGGCCGTCTGCCTGGCCCTCTTCGTCTGGTTCGAGAAGAAGAGGCTGTAG
- a CDS encoding peroxiredoxin: MCNENRMPLIGEKAPSFVAETTQGPINFPEDFKGKWVIFFSHPADFTPVCTTEFMTFAAMQPEFEKLNCKLLGLSIDSTYSHIAWLRTIKEKIQYKGMKDIEVNFPVISDLTMEVSKAFGMLQPAASSTQAVRAVFIMDPKAVVRAILYYPLSNGRNMDEVKRLLIAMQHSDEHGIATPANWQIGDDVIVPPPGSCGTAKDRVEKPAADTKVLDWFMVLKKCPHGAN; encoded by the coding sequence ATGTGTAACGAGAACCGCATGCCGTTGATCGGCGAGAAGGCCCCGTCGTTCGTCGCCGAGACCACGCAGGGTCCCATCAACTTCCCGGAGGACTTCAAGGGCAAGTGGGTGATCTTCTTCTCTCACCCGGCGGACTTCACGCCGGTCTGCACGACCGAGTTCATGACCTTCGCCGCCATGCAGCCGGAGTTCGAGAAGCTCAACTGCAAGCTCCTGGGCCTGTCGATCGACAGCACGTACAGCCACATCGCCTGGCTGCGGACGATCAAGGAGAAGATCCAATACAAGGGCATGAAGGACATCGAGGTGAACTTCCCGGTCATCAGCGACCTGACGATGGAAGTCTCGAAGGCGTTCGGCATGCTCCAGCCGGCCGCCAGCAGCACACAGGCGGTCCGCGCCGTGTTCATCATGGACCCCAAGGCCGTCGTGCGGGCGATCCTGTACTATCCGCTGAGCAACGGGCGGAACATGGACGAGGTCAAGCGGCTGCTGATCGCCATGCAGCACAGCGACGAGCACGGCATCGCCACGCCGGCCAACTGGCAGATCGGCGACGACGTGATCGTGCCGCCGCCCGGCTCGTGCGGCACGGCCAAGGACCGCGTCGAGAAGCCGGCCGCCGACACGAAGGTCCTGGACTGGTTCATGGTCCTGAAGAAGTGCCCGCACGGTGCAAACTGA